A region of the Littorina saxatilis isolate snail1 linkage group LG12, US_GU_Lsax_2.0, whole genome shotgun sequence genome:
gcaacccccccccccctagcctaaacatgtacctcacttatttaaaacattttttattattgtctATTTTATggcgtttcatgcaaggagcgaccattttgctatctcagaatatgacctacccatcagcttcagggggcttcgcccccgccccctgacccccacaaggggctctgccccttgaccccgccaggagGAACATCCCCCTGCACCACCACtgactggcaaccccccccccccctcctcttagcctagtccggccctgattgtAGTAAAGAATGAGTGACTGAAAGACAgtcctttctgtgtgtgtgtgtgtgtgtgtgtatgtggcgtacgtgcgtgtgtgtgtgtgtgtgcgtgcgcgcctgtttggctttctttttctttttttttaaatcacacaGACATAATAAAACTTCTCCACAACTGATGGTACTAAAACTGTAATGGCCTTTAGACGGTACTCAATCAACGAATATAGCGAAACAAACAACGTGCTGTCCACATCTGATTTCACCCGAGTTCTGCAGACTTCTGAAAGTGTTGGGTTTTTTCCTTCCTGTAAATACATtgagtcagacagagagagacagttgcAGATCGGTCATTTTGCCTCGCCAACTTCTGCGCGACTTTTATCTCAAATGGCGGTTGAAAATCGGcgatgtgaacagcacttaagaGATTTGCAAACTCCACGTACAACAGCAACAAAGGAAAAACTGACATCGGAACGGATAACATGATaatgaactttctttctttatttatttatttggtgtttaacgtcgttttcaaccacgaaggttatatcgcgacggggaaaggggggagatgggatagagccacttgtcaattgtttcttgttcacaaaagcacaaatcaaaaatttgctccaggggcttgcaacgtagtacaatgtattaccttactgggagaatgcaagtttctagtacaaaggacatttcttacatactgcttgactaaaatctttacaaaaattgactatattctatacaagaaacacttaacaagggtaaaaagagaaacagaatccgttagtcgcctcttacgacatgctggggagcatcgggtaaatctTCCCCCTGTCGAACTCGAACAGACGGTATGGAGTGATTATAAAACGGGGGATGgcggtggggggaggggtggggggcgtGGTTGAAGCACATTATTATGCGTCTCTGCTATAAAACAAAGCGATgcttggggggaaaaaaactacctcgctgaGGTAGGAGGAAGGCTACAGACTAAGCACTGATgaaacgagaaaaaaaatcgaCAAAGGGAAACACACTTGTACATCCGGAAAACAACGTGTAACAAatgaagcaagaaagaaaaactGATCACTAACGCTGTGACAGTGCTTAAAGCGATACAAAGTATAACAAAACTACTAACACAAAGCATAATTATAGACAGCACGGTGTTTCAGTGTGAACAAGCTTTCAACCCGAAACATTCGAGACGAAAGCGGCAGATTTTCGGGAGGCGTGTTCATGCCAACATGTTATGTAcgacaacaattttttttattccattgAAACTGTTGACGTTTTTCCTTccagacaaaaataacaaattgTCGGAAAGTAGCAATGTTTTCATGCCAATATGTTAACAGcaaataaaacaattttatcagATAAATACTGTCAACGACTGTtgatgtgttttcttttccagaTGAAACTGACCATTTTAAGGTACTTCAGGCCTTTTCGTGCCCACATATAACAGCAATGCAGTTCTGTCCGAATTTTGAAATGTTTTCTTTTGCAGAAAAAACACTACACTATCTTACTAAGCATACAATGACACGTGCAATGCTGTCGCGTTGGAAACGTATACTGTTTATGCCGTTCTTGCTAAACATGGGAATAATTATGCAATTATACAATACTGTTCACAATAAGAGTcagttttaaaatattatttctgTCAGTTCTGAAACTTATTTCAAAAACTTACAGCTCATCAGTTTCAATGACGTTATTTAGAACAACGTAAGACGTCGTTTCCGGACGCCCATCGCCCTCTGTGGGCAATATCATTCGCAATATATAATTCTGATTCCACTGGTGACTTCAGCAACCGCAGACGAATTAAAACATCATTCCTCAAGTTCTCTCTGGATAATACCCAAGAGTATTACTAGCACCAGCAACCGTGATCATTCATAAGGCACTTTGAATTTAACTTCGACTGCAaacatgtaggggaagggctcctaatatggaccggctcctaacatggaccacctcctgttctgacaaactaatggagctagagcgctcaaacaagtttcattcgctgtattcaccctctctggataacttgcacatgtcaaaacacaaacctcaaaaccgttagactttttctatttttttcacttttggcagtgTTTACTCTAAATGTTCCGCCtgaaacggactcgtttctgtccacagccaaagcttttatcacacaaaaattgctatatatgacagctaagtccgtatttgttacattttagcagtgtggaccccgagtttctactgcaaacaaaaaataatagcaaaatgtcaaagtatgtgcgagtcccctaatatggaccaccttcaacaaatcgaagaaaataaaagctaaaggctattttcattaattcattaagaagcttgctggaaataacctacaactagccctcgagatttaaaaaaaaatataacaaaaagtcttcttttcgtggaagatgataatttcacttattttcactctgtttttgataagcttctttagtttcctggcgtgcttcaaataatgctctcatcaacccgaaacagataaatctaaagcatattttaattagtctgacttgtacactaagttgtatcatgttattttgaagtatatggggctttttacagtgattcgtgaaggtcacttcactggtccatattagacgcccaggctcctaatatggaccatttgtgattttttctgtatttaatttttgctgaatatctatcaaagctatttcactctaattaggcctaacagttaacctaagagaaaaggactaccaaacacaaaatgaaacttcttcgtaagaaaacaagctaattatcagcatgaaacaaaaagtggtccatattaggagcccttcccctaattaCTGTGAATCAACTTAACCACAGAAGTCTAATGCATGTATACATTGTATTTGACTGAAGAATGTCCTGTTTTTCCATTGAGCATCGTAAAAAGtgttaaacaaaaaatcaaatgtcttaattatcaatacaaatcAATTACTAGATTGAAAATTCACCTTAAAACATGAagcaacgacaacgacaatgaAATCGGAGAAAAATGTACACATCTTCACGTTTGATTTGAACATAAAACTTATTCTCTATCATTATTTACAAAATGTCAGCATTGTATAATCAAAATCAGCAATAATTCTTAAAATCTACACAGCACGACTTCCCCGAAAAtagtcttaaaggcacagtactccTTATGAAAACGGTTGGGCGCACCATCTCAAACCAGGCCAGCTTTTTACACGGGATAACCCCAACCCTCCACTAGGTCACATACCCCAACCCTCCACTAGGTCACATACCCCAACCCTCCACTAGGTCACATACCCCAACCCTCCACTAGGTCACATACCCCAACCCTCCACTAGGTCACATACCCCAACCCTCCACTAGGTCACATACCCCAACCCTCCACTAGGTCACATACCCCAACCCTCCACTAGGTCACATACCCCAACCCTCCACTAGGTCACATACCCCAACCCTCCACTAGGTCACATACCCCAACCCTCCACTAGGTCACATACCCCAAAATAACAACctgggtgctttctgtgcaaagttGGAAGAATCAATTTAGTAAAtcaatttatcaaaaaaaattcATTCCAACTAACCACAGCAAGTAGTcatggtgttgattgttggtatgtgaccaaactgatggatgatcttatcccatgttaaagccttgaacagatctgtggtggtgaacACGAGAGCTCACAAAAGAAGGATTTACCGAGGTGCCAAAAACATGCAGTTGATAATCGGCGGGAAAAGACTTTGGCAGCACTTGAGAACTTCACAATCAAGATTCCCCCTTTCCCCAAACTGCTACTCGTCCCTCTTTAGGGGTATATATCCCAAGCACGAATGCGAATACATTTCTTGCGTACTAAAAATGACTGTGTCAATCGTTGTTCATTATTGGCAGTTAGTTTTGAGCACAACAACCTTTCAGCTCTCTGCGATCTCCTCAAGAACTCACGAGTCTTGCTCGTGTCAACCATCTTGTAAATCATCACAGATGTGCCcagactgtttttttttttttacataggataagagtatccttccacttgggcaaacagaaaattatttttaaatatttACAGTAGATGTACAACCTCCTCCTCTGATGGAGTAAACTTTCACCACCAAACCCGCCAGTACACGTACGGCCCCCTCTAATTCAGTAAACACCGTCTGGTCTAACAAACTTACTATTTACTTTGATTCAGTAAGCCACCTTTGATTCATAAGAAAATTAAATCTACTCTGAGCCAGTCAATTTTCTACCATCTCCGACACAGACCCAGTTTTCTGCTCTCTGACAAAGTTAACTTAAAATCCACTGGTCATGTAAGCTCAGGCCCTCCCCACCCGATCCTGTAAGTTACACACGCACCCCTAATGATCCCCAATATTCTTCCGTCAAAGCAAGTCAGATCCGGTACTGAAATGTAAAATTAAGTTTTATCCAGTAAAGCAGCGATCTCATTCCCACTCCTACCCGGCATCCAACAAAATCTCTCTTTTTTCGCTCTATGCCGGATCCAGTAAACTTGAAAGCCCCTTTGATAGTAAGCTTAATCTCTTTACTTTTCCTCTGTGATCCACTAAACGTGTAACATTGTTTGAGAGTAAGTTTACTCTTTTtacagtcaagttttgacatatgttttaacatagagggagaatcgagacgagggtcgtggggtatgtgtgtgtgtgtgcatgtatgtatgtaggtatgcatgtaagtgcgtgtgtgtgtgtgtgtgtagagcgattcagagaaaactactggaccgatcttcatgaaatttcacatgagagttcgtggatatgatatccctgggcttttttttctccatttttcgataaatgtctttgatgacgttatatccggatttttgtgaaagttgaggccgcactgtcacgcctttatttttcaatcaaattgaaagtttagtcaagcaatcttcaatgaagtccggactatgggattgaatttcagctccgcagcgtaaaaattagttaattagtttgctcattaaagttgtcataaaaatcgaattttcactaacagatttaaaaatgattgcatcgtattcatCACTTTCTTCTGATTTCTAAAagatatacatatgtcatgtttactatcaaaatgtgctcagaattacagaaaataggttaaagtaagtactgcgttcgcgcgCTACGCGGAGACTAGCGTGGCCCGTCTCGGTTTttcggtgtggttagtcgagactatcttaatatgGTATcgccgatgactgttttttggtgttaatctgttactttgatgccgacagcttgactaaatgtttttatatcgcttcacgcgacttgttttcttttcctctCAGATCCAGAAAACCTGTGAACCCCTTTGAGGGTAAGTTTAATCTGTTTTCTTATCTTCAGTGATCCAGTAAACCTGTGACCCTTTTTCGTGGTAAGTTTCATTTCTTTATCTTCCCTCTGTGTTCAAATAGACGTGTAACATCGTTTGAGAgtaagttttatattttttttgttcctATCTGATCCAGTAAACTTGTGAACCATTTTGAGAGTAGGtataatatattttattttccTCTGTGACCCCCTTTAAAAGCAAGTTTTTTTTCACACCCCTGTGAGCCAGTAAACTTTAGAACTCTTTTGATAGTtcaatttattttctttttctctctactCCAGTAAACGTGTAAACTTGTTGATGTTAAGCTTACAAACACCTCTGATGGagaaagaacaacaaaacaccCACAAAATTACAATCCCCCTGGACCATACACGGACTCACCGTATATGGGAACAGGGCAGAACTTCTGCTCCGGCCGGTCAGCATCTACGTCTACTGTACTCCCAGCGTAAGATCGACCATCTACCTGCATGTTTCCAGCTCTCCCGCTTGACCCAGACGGACCGAAACTCTCACCCCCCATGCCTCCTCCGAGGAACGAATGCGCGGTGCTTATAACGCTAGAAATCTGCAAGCTCCCCCCATCACTACCCCCTCCTGACCCAACGTATTCGTTCCCCCCACTCCCTCCTCCAAGGTGGCCTGACGTGCTGAaagaaccgccacgctgcatataCTCCCCTCCTCCcactcctcctccttctccgcCGCCATCCCCTCCCTCCATCCTCACATCCCATTCTTCGTCAGGCTCCCAAAAGTGGATCTTGGAGTGGTAGACGTAGTAGCAGGGGTAGCAGCAGAGGCCGGGTTTGGACGGACACTGCGGGCAGTAGTAGACCGACTCCTTGGGATGCTTCCTCGTGGGCCCTGGCGTGTAGCCTGACCTGCTGAGACAGACCTTGCATCTCTTGCTGgggtacttcttcttctccgtgGGCGGGACCCGCTCCAGCACGTGGAACTCGGTGAGGCGCGCGATGTCCTCGGGCTTGGAGTCCGGAGGGAGGTCCTCTGGCTTCAGCTTGGGCTGGATGGGTGGGATGGTCAGGGTGGGAGCGGTGCGGGTGGGTACTGGGTAGGGCAGGATAGGCACGTTCAGGGGTGTGGCGGAGGAGCCCGCCGCGGTAAGGTTAGGTGTTGTTGACGTGGTTGCTGTTGCGTGCTGAGAGGACTTGTGTTTCGCCGTTGGAGTCCTAGTCGCTGTCTGTGCGGCATGGTCTGTAACACAAGATCAAATCAACGTTTGTCAGCAAATGTTTGCAACAGAATAACTGAAAACGACAGATCCAGATGATCAGTGAAAATGAAACTGCGATTTGGTGCATGTATACTGTTCATGAACTGAGCAGTAATGCAGGGATTAGCTTAATGTGAAGCGAGTAAATTATGTAAACCTTCTCATAATCATCGTGACGTCCCTTCCTTACAAGTATACACTCTGTGACACAGGCACATACTACTAACGGCGAAGGGGATCAGGGCGTGGAGCGCTGGCGACGGTCTTCTAAAATTACTATatttactccccccccccccctcctcccccactCACACATTAAAACAGTGTCACGTGTCTTGGCCCTGTGACACCTTTAAACGACAGCAAAACATAACGCAGATCAGAGATCAGTAGCACGCAGAACTTCTCACTGTTCACATCGATGGTAGGACACTGCAGCAGTTGGTATGAATGAGTTTTCCATGCGGTCTGAGCGTGGTGGGAATGGATACTCGACGCAATGTCGCATTTTTTTGCGACAAGCTAAGCCGACTTTGCCACAAGAGATAGCAACTAAAGATAGCAACAATACGACCTGAAAAGAATACATTGAAGTATGCGTGTATCAGTGTATGATTATACCTGCTGAAGCTGGTATTCCTTGCGCTTCCCCAAAATCAACAGTTTGACTTGACTGCCGGAAGAATTTAGTTAACAAAATCAATGAAAAACCATAACATACTAGGTATAACACACGGGAATTACACCCAACCTGATAAATAGGTCTCCAGGGGAGGCAATTATCTGCTGAGCGGCTTTTTCCCTGGTCAGAGTattgattttttaatttttatcataGCAAAGTAGGTACCTGGTATGTATTATGGCAGTAGAACTTTAAGCTGGGAAGGTCAAATTTCAcactgacttttttttttacagcagaTGTTACACCCTTAAAACCCCTGTTACACTGTTGCGTCCTCACGGCGTTCCCGCGGCATCCAAGAAAAATGAAGAACGCCGAGGTGCGCGCAGTAGGGTCTCCTACAGCGCCGGAGCAACGCGGTGGCATCTCCATTTGACGTGGTGGGGTCGCCAAGAACGCCATGCAACGGCGCGCACTTTGACCATGCACAAAGTACGCGCCGTCGCTCGGCATTTTGATTTTCCTGCGATCCCACGGCGCTCCGAGAAATTTACAACGCCGTGCCAACTCCATGGAAACGCGGAACAGTGTGACAGGGGTTTTAGGTACCGTCCTTCCAGTGTGAACCATCTCGTGGTTCTCCGTTGGCCGTCTAGGCTTTCACCTGGGATAAGAGCAACCTTTCACATGCACACTTACAAAAAATCAGCGGTGTGGCTAATTGTCTGTGCagagcaggagtttaaaactaTTTATTTTTGCAAATGGCACCCATGTCAACTTTGATCTGCCAAACTAATtcaacaggaagcagccaggctgcagATGTTTGGCATGTATCCAAGACGAAAGTTGCTCTGATCCATGTACAACATCTGGAAAGATCTCTTTGCGGCAGTGTGATTAAACTGGTGATGACGGTAAGGCAACTACAACAAGAAAATATGCGGCAATGtggttaggcaaaaaaaaaaaaaaatagtctgtttacggtaacccgaccgaccctatttttttcgcgcgaccctagactttttttggcatttgggggaaaaaaaataaaaaaataaaaatatggttttttggaaaaaaaatttaaaaaaatcccgacctaccgaccctattttttgggcctatgttaccgtaaacagacctattttttgggggggccttatcAACTTGATAGATTGGCCGACAGCTACTGGTTGGTTGCTTGCTTGTCTaaatgtcagtctgtctgtctagctgctTGGACAGTCTGATCGATAGAgtaattcatttatttattcattcattcgtttacTCTGTTTAGCAAACTTACGAGCACTGCCCGCCCTCGCACCCTTGATCTGCATTCATCACCCAATCCAGTGAGTAGCTGACTCACCAACTCACTCACTCGCTTGCACACTCATTCATTCAAGCTTTTTCTCTGCTAAACATTGATGAATGATATCATTTCGTTTTTTCTCAACATTTATTGACTCATCTTGTCCCATGAGATGAGCAGAGGAACTGAAACATCTGACACACCTTCAAGTAATACATAAAAACACAGAAATGTAAATGAATTTCTCactaataacaagaagagcaaacgctcgatcgagtcactttcgcagttctgaatattatatgaggcatcagatggacaggaagaaattgctattcacaacacaatgagtcacgttcacataaaatttgagcccggtcacttttatagtttccgagaaaagcccaacgttaagttgtgtgttgccgaacagaaaaggctagttatctcccttgtttttctgataacgttcgtaaaaggctacagatgtaaatactttgatgtaaagaataatcctacaaagtttcaatcacatccgatgaactttgtcaaagatataaaatgtctaatttttcctttgacgctgacctgtgaccttgaaaaaggtcaaaggtcaacgaaaccatcgttaaagtgtagaggtcattggaggtcacgactaaacaaaatatgagcccgatcgctttgatagtttccgagaaaagtccaacgttaaggtggtgtctacggacggccggccggacggccggccggacagactaacactgaccgattacatagagtcactttttctcaagtgactcaaaaattaacTGGCTATGTATTCATCGATAAAACCAAAACACCTAGCGAATTGACAGACTGAATAAAACAAGAGAACAATTATTTGTCGACaatgtttgctttttttctccGAATAAAAAGCTGAAAATGCGAGGGAAAGAATAACAAATAGGAAAAACACAAGCTAGTGTCGTAAAAAAGAGTAAAGAAGAACAGAAATGACTTCAACAATCAATAATAAATCAATAAGTGTGAAGATTCCCTCTCCAACCATGGGCACGCAAACATCATCAGTGTCCTGTAACTTGCTACATCTCGTGTaccattaggcctaaaaaaaaaataggtgtggttacggtaacccgacctaccctatttttaggggccgaccctataactttttattacatttgtcaaaaaaaaagagagaaaaaaagaaaacgcgtGCAggaaacgcaatgaaagcgaaagcgcccgagtcgcacacttatctccctgtcaagtaggtttaatttgtacacattagaaaaaaaagtttaaaaaaaaaaaaagtgattgcctacctacctaccctatttatggggggctatgttaccgtaaccacacctttttttttctgttgccTTAATACATGTACCACCACCGGTTACAGACCACCGCCTGATCTTCAATGCCAAACTTCATGCAGCGAgtttcgtgaagtcgacttcatcCAGTTAATAGCAAGCCACAATTTGCGAAATTAGTGAAATGGCAACGCTCAAGTGTAGCAAAAGCTTCCACTGGAAAAGTATGCCTGTTACTTCGTGCATTGGAGAAGGAAGAGACTGAACGATCGAAAGAAACTTCAGTAAAAGTATCTGCATTAAACACACAAGTTCTCACAGTTCGTATGATCCGGCAGCTAAAATTAAGTCTGCAAAAGAATGTATTTCAATCTTAAAAGAGTTGCTTCCTATCTGACATGACTGACCTCACATAGACAAAATAATGCATTGTTGTACAATTGTTAGTGGTGGTTTCGTCTTTGTGTTAGAACAGAAAACTCTTTCTTGTCGAATCGGAGTATCAGATATTCGTTACTACGTTTTAGAGACCTTAGCTTCTTCAAAAGTTGGTATGCTCGTTAGGCTCTTTCTTCACAGTTACAGTTGTTGGCATTCCAAAGCCCGAGTCTGACATTTCATCTGACGAGTCGCCAAGGTCAATCACATTATAAGTGCTGGAAGCAAAGCCACCAAATTGAGGTGCATTTCCGAGAGGCATATCTCTGTTAAAAGTGTCAGTAGCATGAGAAAGAACTGATGCCGACTCGTCGAATCTGTGTCCTTGTGTTTTAAGTACTGTAGAGTTTGGGCCCCCCTCCCCAGATTGCTCGAGAAAAGCTTCAGCGTTTGGGCGGACCTGTTCAGGAGCTCTTCCAACTTCCTGACGTGGAGGATGCTTTGCGCTCTGTTCAAAATTCCTTTGGGACTCCTCGGGGTTTCTGAGAAGTCCTTCAGACTGCCTTTCGTTTTCATGAAAAACTGTGAAACCATGTGACTGTGAAACATCGCTTCTGGGTTGTAATCTGATTTCTTCAGGTTGAATTTCTGCTGGGGTCGGCGTCATTCCCGTAGAGCTGGATTCTGGTTGTGCGTTCGCCTGACTGTTGAGCCCTTTGGATGGCAGAAGTGTTTCTGTATCTAACACCTGATGTTTTTCCAAACTCTGGCTAGATGCTTCTGTGTTCAGGAATTGTTCGTAGCTTTGCTGAGGCGGTCCTGAATAAACAGGCTGTGCTTCTCTGCGACAAGGGAAGGTATCACTgctagcttggttaccaccgtGCTGAAAGGTATCCGCTTCCCCTCTGTGCAGTGAATCAGGCCCGCCATGCGAAGCAGACGGTTCATGAACGACACTGCATGGACCTCCAGGAGGATCTGCAAAGTCCCCCGTCCTCTCTGCGCTCTCTTGGCGTTGGCGTTTTTGGGCCTTCACCACGTGTCTGTACAAGGTAGCCTGGGCAATGTTGAACATGGTGCAGACCCTATAAGGGGGCAGGCCGCTCTGCATGACGTAATCCACTGCGGCCTTGATGACCTCATTACGGTGTTGACGTTGCTGCTCGTAGTAAACGGCCGTACCGTCGGCGGAGTCGTTGCCAGAGTACAGGTGGGATGCAGCTGTGGCGGTCTGATGGTCTTGCTggtgagagtggtggtggtgaGAGTGGTGCTGGTGAGAGAAGGCTGCCTTGTTGTTTTCGCCTCTCCATGCACTGAGAGCTAAACCAGGCTGCCCGCGAGATGCTGAAATGGAGAAGAAACTTGTTCACTTTTGTTCTTTTCATTATTGTTGTAATAATTGTTGTTACAAATTTATAAGGATCAGTAGTAAACATTGATGCAGGTTTATTGGTTCTTTACAATTCTCGATATTAACTAATCAATTTCCTCATATATTTGTTTGAGAGTTAGATCATGATACGATCTTCATTGTTTGTGATTATATCATTGTTGGGGGTTTTCTTCTCCGTACTCCTAGAGGGACGAACATTTcataaaaccttgaaaccttGTGCGGGAGTGTCGGGGAAGTGTTTTGCCATTTGCTGATCCAGTTTTGCTGGAGATCTTTTCGTCATCTGTATAGATAGGAGCAGTATGTGTCGGATAGTGTGACATGAAACGATCAATTTCAGATTGACTGTATGTGAAGGGTAAGTTACTTTTCATGCGAGCCTACACCTGACGAGATTAATGAAAGGTAACGAAATATCTGCCGTGAAGTGTGCGTACGGCAAGGGACTACTTACGCTCGTGAATGGTTGCGAGAAAgaacacaaacagacagtctTTCACAGAAATAATGGTAAAAGAACTGGTTATTCAACGagtcatcaattcatttaaagtACATCAGTCACGGTATCAAACACTCTTCCAGAACGTAGTCAAGTGAATCACTGAATCAGTATATGACAGAATGAATACagattatcccatgacctgcctctttgtctctgcagctgaggaggtgattatgtagaggttacatgccgagtctcagtgattattaaaaataatggtcgaagttggcggatcatgaaaaatgcgagcttcagcgagctttttcatgaccgcgaactgagaccattatttttaataatcactgagacgaggtgtgtaacctctttattcctcctttcttcagttattcaaagaaaacaggagtttttgtgcgaaagtttgatcgaatccgaatcactcaaccagtcaacctgcgcaggcgatcgattaatgcgcggttgtatagttccgtgcaaatcattccattctgttaacacttcttgtcagtttccctgttttagactaaaatcaagtacacagatatgctgttattctgctgtggcggtaaaggcagatattgtgtgttctgtttatgttttagtatcggttaggataatgttctttcgtcaaatgggactagcagacgaacttttgcacccgtgttccaacgttaattactgtatgaagttcagttttctggggaaaatagtgtatgaaaccgc
Encoded here:
- the LOC138981616 gene encoding uncharacterized protein isoform X1, whose translation is MDEDTATRFVSSLVKSIQALCNGYIDFSSSIEVVGHIHLNIDRNKKLDYVLTEEVSKSVSEGATVFASHSYHSHPPPSASSKTSGDASNQNRRKSQVSRDNDPLSITSLPPEVPNTSRSHSSSRVEENSDSSGSANYSQDFTPVKSENNRTSCQVQESLDRRRKGVPLSHTHRTQSPAAKRPRNHDTSSAVQNPGFDVIEIKEEPDDEPSVYFGDNSSSNMGAGQADIQTPDFSNVVMESLDRVGQIEGTQLVAGGDSGQQHQPFPVMLHTNPGMPSSSSQGPGPSLNPQSTASTSGASRGQPGLALSAWRGENNKAAFSHQHHSHHHHSHQQDHQTATAASHLYSGNDSADGTAVYYEQQRQHRNEVIKAAVDYVMQSGLPPYRVCTMFNIAQATLYRHVVKAQKRQRQESAERTGDFADPPGGPCSVVHEPSASHGGPDSLHRGEADTFQHGGNQASSDTFPCRREAQPVYSGPPQQSYEQFLNTEASSQSLEKHQVLDTETLLPSKGLNSQANAQPESSSTGMTPTPAEIQPEEIRLQPRSDVSQSHGFTVFHENERQSEGLLRNPEESQRNFEQSAKHPPRQEVGRAPEQVRPNAEAFLEQSGEGGPNSTVLKTQGHRFDESASVLSHATDTFNRDMPLGNAPQFGGFASSTYNVIDLGDSSDEMSDSGFGMPTTVTVKKEPNEHTNF
- the LOC138981616 gene encoding uncharacterized protein isoform X2; translated protein: MDEDTATRFVSSLVKSIQALCNGYIDFSSSIEVVGHIHLNIDRNKKLDYVLTEEVSKSVSEGATVFASHSYHSHPPPSASSKTSGDASNQNRRKSQVSRDNDPLSITSLPPEVPNTSRSHSSSRVEENSDSSGSANYSQDFTPVKSENNRTSCQVQESLDRRRKGVPLSHTHRTQSPAAKRPRNHDTSSAVQNPGFDVIEIKEEPDDEPSVYFGDNSSSNMGAGQDIQTPDFSNVVMESLDRVGQIEGTQLVAGGDSGQQHQPFPVMLHTNPGMPSSSSQGPGPSLNPQSTASTSGASRGQPGLALSAWRGENNKAAFSHQHHSHHHHSHQQDHQTATAASHLYSGNDSADGTAVYYEQQRQHRNEVIKAAVDYVMQSGLPPYRVCTMFNIAQATLYRHVVKAQKRQRQESAERTGDFADPPGGPCSVVHEPSASHGGPDSLHRGEADTFQHGGNQASSDTFPCRREAQPVYSGPPQQSYEQFLNTEASSQSLEKHQVLDTETLLPSKGLNSQANAQPESSSTGMTPTPAEIQPEEIRLQPRSDVSQSHGFTVFHENERQSEGLLRNPEESQRNFEQSAKHPPRQEVGRAPEQVRPNAEAFLEQSGEGGPNSTVLKTQGHRFDESASVLSHATDTFNRDMPLGNAPQFGGFASSTYNVIDLGDSSDEMSDSGFGMPTTVTVKKEPNEHTNF